The Panicum virgatum strain AP13 chromosome 3N, P.virgatum_v5, whole genome shotgun sequence genome includes the window GATTAAAATCTCCTGCCAGTAGCCAATTAACCTCTGGTGGCATTTGGATATCCTTTAGCCAATGCAAAAAGAGGGGCTTGCCCGAGGGGGTGCATGGAGCATAGATATTTGTCAACAACCAGGTTGAATCATCATGCTTAGAGGTGAGTTCCACGGAGATACTGAAATCATTGCTAAATACCAGATGGCCATTAAAGAGATAGGATTTTCAGATAGTGATAATGCCTCCAGAAGCTCCCACTGAGGGTAGATACTCAAAACTGTCAAATTGGCTGGGACAgaaatttttgatgaattgtaaATCAAAGTTCTCCTTTCTTGTTTTCTGAAGACAAACAATGTCACAATTGCTTTCTGTGATTTTATCTCTGATGAAAACCCATTTCTTATCTGAATTTATGCCACGCACATTCCAACAGAGAACTTTCCAAGATTTAGAGAAAGTATTACGATCCATAAAAAGTACTGGTAAGTACAGTGAAGCATCGATGCCCAACTAGGGCACATCCACATCCAACAAAATAATTCACCAACAAGTTTGCACCCGCAACTAAAGAAGAAATTATTACAGACCCAGAGAAGGTTAACATAGATAAAGATAGATAGATAAGCATAGGTCTGGTAAAATAAAAGATGACTGAAGCTTGacttcttgggcttcttcttgTGATTTTTATCATCTTCATTATCCTTGTTGGACGGTTTCTTCTTGATCTgcttcttcccaccaggggttgcaggtaactttttcttgttcttgttcagaACTGGTGCAGTAAGACTTTCTTCATCCAAATTGCAGAAAGTGGCCCCCAAATTCCTTATCACCGATGGGGAGAGAGTAGGGGGTGTGACTGTATTTGTCCCGTACATATACAACATATATACCCAAACCAGAAACAGTAACATGATCGCGCAAATAAGTTTGCAATTTAATTACAAAGCTTGTGTTATTTATGTACCTAGATTGGTATACTGTGCTCTGACACGTCCCATTCGGCGCACAACACACGAAGATTACATTGGATCAAGCTACACATGAGACCCATCTCCAACCCAGATCGTCATCGCGTCACATGTCGACGTTGCAGGCGGGGGCGGTGAGCAGCGGCGCCTGccggggctcgccgccggctccggcgccgtGCTGCTTCCCCGCAGGCTCGCGCACGCCGAGCAGCAGGTCGCAGCGCGCGTACATGGAGTGCCACCCCCGGTGGAACGGCCCGGACACGAACCGGACGCAGCCCAGCACCACCACGCGCAGCGGCAGCACGCCGTACGCCACGtccgccgccagcgccaccgCGGTCTCCGGCGACACGGgcaccggcgccgcggcggcgcccccgcccccgcccccgccccccagCACGGGCGccacctccacggcggcgccggcgtcctgcgcCAGCGGGGGCAGGGGCGCGGGCGCCGTCAGGGCCTCCCCGCGGTACGCCGCGTACGCCGCCAGCCGGTCGTACCGCGCCGCGGACCGCGCGCTCGGGTTGCGGAGCACCAGCGCGACCTGGAacgacgccgccaccgcggtggggccgccggcggcggcgggcgtggcGTTGTAGAgcgcgagcacggcggcggaggtcaCGGCGAGGGTGGGGTGGGACGGGCGGTACACCACGTAGAGCACGAGACAGGTGATGCccgccgcgaggaggaggacgagcacCGCGAAGCACAGGGCGCGGGCGCCCCCGCCGTAGTTGTAGTAGCCGTAGCGGCGGCCGGGCTTGAGGTCGCCGGCGTGGACGCCCTTCCTCTCGCCTCTGTGGTGGTGGTCGGCGGGGTCCGGCGGGAGGTGGTGCTCGGCCATCTGCTTTGGGGCCCTTGGAGTAAGCACTAAGCAGCAGGTGAAGGAAGCCGGAAGCTATGGATATGTGTGTGTGTCGCGTCCCCGCGGCGTGTCGCGCGTACGAGGTAGAAGCAGGAGGCTTCGCTGGTGGCGCTGGACGATGACACGTCAGGCTACGGACGCAAACCTTGGCGCTTGGTCGGCAACCtttggatgatccggtgctGTCGATGAGCTGTGATCACCTTCAATCATATCCCTGTGGTGCATAAACCTGATCGCCTTCCGCCGTGGAACAATTCGATCGGATCCTTTGGTCTGGCTAGTGGCCGGATTATTCAGCCAGCAATAGCATGCATGAAAATCTCACCGCTGGATGgatagtagttttttttttgacatccGTGGACACGTAGTATCTGATCGCCGAATCGCCCGTTGCTGCTGCCAATGAAGGGCCTTCCTCTAATCTTGGCCACCGCCCAACGATCTTAATCCCAACTTGTCCAAAGTTTGGTGACTGTGGCTAGAAGTGTAGCGAGGATCAAATTCTACGTGTGGCGAGCGGAATAGAGAGCTGAGACTGAGAATGGATGGAGCTGCACTGGGACGCGCCCACACAGGGAAGGGGCGCCCGCCGGCGGCAGATTTGGCGGCCGCTATGGCTTGCCAGACTACTCCGCCACTGACTGTGGTAGAGGTTGGCTGATGCGATGAGTTTTCATTGCATATGTGTGTAGTATTATTTTCCATATTTGGCAAGAATCCTGCGCATTTTGAGCAAAACAATACCTGCTTAGCCCCACAATACTATAAATCAAAAATATTTATGTACCCAACCAACTCAAGTCTCTCTAGGCGAATAGTAGAATATGCTCCGCATAAGTGGAAGGAAACTAAAGATGGCAACGGGAAAAATCCGTGCAGATATAGACTTCGTAGGCCCGTATccatgagaaaaaaaatcaaaacccaTGTCCATGCTCGCTACCCGCCACGGGTAGGGAATGGCACCCGCACCTGCCATCCACGGTACCCAATGCCTGTGGGCACACCCATCTGCCCACACGCCAGCGCACCGGGTGTGAGGAGTGCGTGAGGACGAGGACCAAGGCACGGGCACGCCGGGCATGGGGTGTCGAGTGCCGGGGCTTGGTGGGGATCTCACGTGGTGCATCGCCAGCATGGGGCGCCTGGTAGCTAGGGCGCGGGCGCTGCGAGATCTGGAGGGAGAGGGCCGGACGGCAGGCGAAGGAGAAGGGGGTTGCGGTGGAGGCGGAGGGTGGAGACGTGGACGGCAGGCGAAAGGAGGGGCGGGTGGAAGTGAGAGTAGCGAGCCAGCTGCAGTAGATGCTGCCGTGCCGAGTGGTCAGGGCGCATGGAGCAGAAGGGGCGCATGGAGCAGAAGGGGCGCATGCGCCACCGAGAGATCTCGAGGGAGGAAGATGGCAGCAGGTGGGACGGCACAATGCtcaggaaggaggagggggcaGCTCTCAATGATGATGATTGGGTGAGGGGGTAGGGGAAGGCTGAAAATCGGTTGAGGAGAGGCCAAATGGGTACGGGGGAGGTTGGCTGGTGGTGGCCGGGAGTGACATTCGGGGTTGCAAGAAAAAATTAGAAGGAAACCCTAGAGGCTTGCTATATATACGGATATTTGGATCCACACATCAGTGGGTCTGGCAGGTTTGTGGGTTCGTGTATCAATTTTCCGTATCTATTAGCATATATCCATTGTGTTTAATTTTATATCTGTACGCATACCCGTGGGCGCAAACTGAGACCCGTATCCATATCCACTGAATTTGCTATCCGCGAATGCACGGATATTGTATTCGTGAATATTTCGTATCCATTATCATCTTTAGGAACACAAAGATCTCCCCACATGTCAGCATGGGGCCTCATATATATCGTGTAGAAGCTAGTTAAATAATATAACTTTAAAGCCCATTATGTCTTGATTAGATATCCAATTTCATCATTGTACAAGGTTAGATTCAACATTCTGAAAAATAGTTCAACATTTAATAATAGTAGATCTAACATTTTATAGAAACACAATCcaacaaattttttgaaaaaatactGCTTTCATCGTCTTTTTATAAGCTATCTCAACGTTCAACAGAATAGATTCAACATTTATCAAAATTTAAATCAATAtgtttcctttctttctttgtttcttgaAACTACTTACACTCTTTGTTTttggcttttcctttttaaTATATACTAGGGAAGATGTACGTGCCACAGGCACGTATTTAattttttcttccatcaagcaatgttgttaattattttcttttcaaaaataatacacatctttctttttctttcataaaccaatgatgtcaattaatatccttccaaaaccattaatcaatgatgccatttatttttcttctaaaaataatacatgtctttcttttccttccataaacaatgatgtcacttattatccttccaaaagaaaaaatgacatcaattatgagttaatgtatgtgcaaaggaaa containing:
- the LOC120668113 gene encoding NDR1/HIN1-like protein 1, which encodes MAEHHLPPDPADHHHRGERKGVHAGDLKPGRRYGYYNYGGGARALCFAVLVLLLAAGITCLVLYVVYRPSHPTLAVTSAAVLALYNATPAAAGGPTAVAASFQVALVLRNPSARSAARYDRLAAYAAYRGEALTAPAPLPPLAQDAGAAVEVAPVLGGGGGGGGAAAAPVPVSPETAVALAADVAYGVLPLRVVVLGCVRFVSGPFHRGWHSMYARCDLLLGVREPAGKQHGAGAGGEPRQAPLLTAPACNVDM